Proteins from one Podarcis raffonei isolate rPodRaf1 chromosome 1, rPodRaf1.pri, whole genome shotgun sequence genomic window:
- the INS gene encoding insulin encodes MTLWIRSLPLLALLAVSAPTTSYAVPNQHLCGSHLVEALYLVCGERGFYYSPKTRRNVEQPLVNGPLQNEVEALPFQPQDFEKVKRGIVQQCCQNSCSLYDLESYCN; translated from the exons ATGACTCTCTGGATCAGATCTCTGCCTCTCCTAGCGCTGCTTGCTGTTTCAGCTCCTACTACTAGTTATGCTGTTCCCAATCAGCACCTATGTGGCTCCCATCTAGTGGAAGCACTCTACCTTGTATGTGGAGAACGAGGTTTCTACTATTCCCCCAAAACACGGCGGAATGTTGAACAGCCCCTAG TGAACGGGCCTTTACAGAATGAAGTGGAAGCACTGCCATTCCAACCACAGGACTTTGAGAAGGTGAAGAGAGGAATTGTGCAGCAATGTTGTCAAAACTCCTGCTCCCTCTATGATCTAGAGAGCTACTGCAACTAA